A window of Acidimicrobiales bacterium contains these coding sequences:
- the murC gene encoding UDP-N-acetylmuramate--L-alanine ligase, translated as MAKAGDSDTETYAHVFVTNIGGAGMSAVATLLAERGHAVSGHDPAETTPFVAPLRALGVDVATGSEQPALDAEVTAVVVSTATPADNPAVVDARGRDLPVLHRADALAWLTSERTTVSVAGTHGKTTTSAMLATILDTVGVKPGWVVGAPIPGLGRSSAWGGDGPLVVEADESDGTFLRLATDVAVVTNVEPDHLEHYGSFEALVEAFRSFLANAEQRVVCADDTFAGELGQEVRAVRYGTDPSADVRIVDPVSTAEGLSFGLVQAGSPEPVPVRLQVHGMHNARNATAAVTAAVLVGVPLVDAAAALDDYVGVARRFEARGEAFGATLVDDYAHLPTEVAAAIAAARELDGRRVVCVFQPHRYSRTEAHGRDFASAFTEADLLAITDVYAAGEAPRPGVSGKLVVDAVLDADPAAQVAYLPHLDDVVLWLRQTLRPGDVCLTLGAGDLTTVPTRLVELSTRSG; from the coding sequence TTGGCCAAGGCCGGCGACAGCGACACCGAGACGTACGCGCACGTCTTCGTCACCAACATCGGCGGCGCCGGGATGAGCGCCGTGGCGACGTTGCTGGCCGAGCGGGGCCACGCCGTCAGCGGCCACGACCCGGCCGAGACCACGCCGTTCGTGGCGCCGCTGCGGGCGCTGGGCGTCGACGTCGCCACCGGCTCGGAGCAGCCCGCGCTCGACGCCGAGGTGACGGCTGTGGTCGTCTCCACGGCCACGCCGGCGGACAACCCGGCCGTGGTCGACGCCCGGGGCCGCGACCTCCCGGTGCTCCACCGCGCCGACGCCCTGGCCTGGCTGACCAGCGAGCGGACCACGGTGTCCGTCGCCGGCACCCACGGCAAGACCACCACGTCGGCCATGCTCGCCACCATCCTCGACACCGTGGGCGTGAAGCCCGGCTGGGTGGTGGGGGCGCCGATCCCCGGGCTCGGGCGCAGCTCGGCGTGGGGCGGCGACGGACCGCTGGTGGTGGAGGCCGACGAGAGCGACGGCACCTTCCTGCGCCTGGCCACCGACGTGGCCGTGGTGACCAACGTCGAGCCCGACCACCTGGAGCACTACGGCAGCTTCGAGGCGCTGGTCGAGGCCTTCCGGTCGTTCCTGGCGAACGCCGAGCAGCGGGTCGTGTGCGCCGACGACACGTTCGCCGGCGAGCTCGGCCAGGAGGTCCGCGCCGTGCGCTACGGCACCGACCCGTCGGCCGATGTCCGCATCGTCGATCCCGTCAGCACCGCCGAGGGCCTCTCGTTCGGGCTGGTGCAGGCCGGTAGCCCGGAGCCCGTGCCGGTGCGGCTCCAGGTCCACGGGATGCACAACGCCCGCAACGCCACCGCCGCCGTCACCGCGGCCGTGCTGGTCGGCGTGCCGCTGGTCGACGCCGCCGCCGCGCTGGACGACTACGTGGGCGTGGCCCGCCGCTTCGAGGCCCGGGGCGAGGCCTTCGGGGCCACCCTGGTCGACGACTACGCCCACCTGCCCACCGAGGTGGCGGCGGCCATCGCCGCGGCCCGGGAGCTGGACGGCCGGCGGGTGGTGTGCGTCTTCCAACCCCACCGCTACAGCCGCACCGAAGCCCACGGGCGCGACTTCGCCTCGGCGTTCACCGAGGCCGACCTGCTGGCGATCACCGACGTCTACGCCGCGGGCGAGGCGCCCCGGCCGGGCGTGTCGGGGAAGCTGGTGGTCGACGCCGTGCTCGACGCCGATCCGGCGGCCCAGGTCGCCTACCTGCCCCACCTCGACGACGTCGTGCTGTGGCTCCGCCAGACCCTCCGCCCCGGCGACGTGTGCCTCACGCTCGGCGCCGGCGACCTCACCACCGTCCCCACCCGCCTGGTCGAGCTGTCCACCCGCTCGGGATGA